The Streptomyces sp. P9-A4 genome contains a region encoding:
- a CDS encoding maltokinase N-terminal cap-like domain-containing protein gives MAVIHHTTLRPTKLELLTEWLPTREWYAGTEPRPAKAGGFRLDDPAGEVGIEFMAVTDADGAAYLVPMTYRAGPLAGADHALIGTCEHGVLGKRWIYDGAHDPVLVDRLYALLAGRTQAQAQSQTDTPDLTVTVSPAGRGTEGEAELVGAEDDREGTDVRVRASGTRLTLRLHRTLTPGPASTPAPDAATRLTAEWLLPDGTTARGTYVVVLGEDG, from the coding sequence ATGGCCGTCATCCACCACACCACCCTGCGGCCCACGAAGCTGGAGCTGCTCACCGAGTGGCTGCCGACCCGGGAGTGGTACGCCGGTACGGAGCCCCGGCCCGCGAAGGCGGGGGGCTTCCGGCTCGACGACCCGGCGGGCGAGGTCGGCATCGAGTTCATGGCGGTGACGGACGCGGACGGGGCCGCGTATCTGGTCCCCATGACGTACCGCGCGGGTCCCCTGGCGGGCGCCGATCACGCGCTCATCGGCACCTGCGAACACGGAGTCCTCGGCAAGCGCTGGATCTACGACGGCGCCCACGACCCGGTGCTCGTGGACCGGTTGTACGCCCTGCTCGCCGGCCGCACCCAGGCCCAGGCCCAGTCGCAGACCGACACCCCGGACCTCACGGTCACCGTCTCGCCCGCCGGACGGGGGACCGAGGGGGAAGCGGAACTCGTGGGGGCGGAGGACGACCGCGAAGGCACCGACGTACGGGTGCGAGCCTCGGGAACCCGGCTGACGCTGCGGCTCCACCGAACCCTGACGCCGGGCCCGGCCTCGACACCGGCCCCCGACGCCGCGACCCGACTGACGGCGGAGTGGCTACTCCCCGACGGAACGACGGCACGGGGCACGTACGTGGTCGTGCTGGGCGAGGACGGTTAG
- a CDS encoding GreA/GreB family elongation factor — protein MTGGPEPISAVAREALERELDDLRTEREAVAVTLRGGGDDETGDRADQADELERATELDRLDRRIKEIDGRLGEAKAAGAPRTDAIGVGSTVTVRFQDGTETTVQIGEVAAVLDRTMVTADSPLGGALLGHRAGDTVGYVTPEGPATVLVLSLGD, from the coding sequence ATGACCGGTGGACCCGAACCCATCAGCGCCGTCGCCCGCGAGGCACTGGAGCGGGAACTCGACGATCTGCGCACCGAACGCGAGGCCGTCGCCGTCACCCTGCGGGGCGGGGGCGACGACGAGACGGGCGACCGGGCCGACCAGGCCGACGAGCTCGAACGCGCCACGGAACTCGACCGCCTGGACCGCCGTATCAAGGAGATCGACGGACGGCTGGGCGAGGCGAAGGCCGCCGGAGCGCCCCGTACCGACGCGATCGGTGTGGGCAGCACGGTGACCGTACGGTTCCAGGACGGCACGGAGACCACTGTCCAGATCGGCGAGGTCGCGGCCGTCCTCGACCGGACGATGGTCACCGCCGACAGCCCGCTCGGCGGCGCGCTCCTCGGCCACCGCGCGGGCGACACCGTCGGATACGTGACGCCGGAGGGTCCGGCCACGGTCCTCGTCCTGTCCCTCGGCGACTGA
- a CDS encoding serine hydrolase domain-containing protein: protein MGAGTAFAADDPPAPAPFAASATASPSPTASASATARSDFPQLTPAVAARLDKAIQDVQKEAGVPGVTVALSAPGKGSYVRSFGVADTGTGMPMNAGLYMRIGSETKTFTVTAVLQLVDRGKVGLDDPISRYVDGVPNGDRITLRQLAAMRSGLFNYTADEGFYKALTTNPHRSFTPRQLLDYAFKHPVQFQPGAEFEYSNTNTVLLGLVVEKAGGMPLPDFIRKNILDPAGLARTSFPTDAAFPSPHAHGYTEQTASGKLEDATDWNPSWGWAAGAMISDLQDMRNWARVVATGTLLTPRTQAERLKVYPGSTPGSGYGLGIFDIQGWIGHNGSLPGYQSLTIYLPESKATLVILLNTDVVHEGSAPSTLLGKAVTRVVTPDHVYDIPVPAAPSSDNPEQDRG from the coding sequence GTGGGCGCGGGTACGGCGTTCGCAGCCGACGATCCACCCGCCCCCGCCCCGTTCGCGGCATCGGCCACGGCCTCGCCCTCACCCACTGCCTCGGCATCGGCCACGGCCCGGTCGGACTTCCCCCAGCTCACCCCTGCCGTCGCCGCCCGGCTCGACAAGGCGATCCAGGACGTGCAGAAGGAAGCCGGCGTGCCCGGTGTGACGGTCGCCCTCTCGGCTCCGGGGAAGGGCTCGTACGTCCGTTCCTTCGGCGTCGCCGACACGGGCACCGGCATGCCGATGAACGCCGGTCTCTACATGCGGATCGGCAGCGAGACCAAGACCTTCACGGTGACCGCCGTGCTCCAGCTCGTCGACCGGGGCAAGGTGGGCCTGGACGACCCGATCTCCCGGTACGTCGACGGCGTACCGAACGGCGACAGGATCACCCTGCGCCAACTCGCCGCCATGCGCAGTGGCCTCTTCAACTACACGGCGGACGAGGGCTTCTACAAGGCGCTGACCACGAACCCCCACCGTTCGTTCACGCCGCGGCAGCTGCTCGACTACGCCTTCAAGCATCCCGTCCAGTTCCAGCCGGGAGCCGAGTTCGAGTACTCCAACACGAACACGGTCCTCCTCGGCCTCGTCGTGGAGAAGGCCGGCGGCATGCCGCTGCCCGACTTCATCCGGAAGAACATCCTCGACCCGGCGGGCCTGGCCCGGACCTCCTTCCCGACGGACGCCGCGTTCCCCAGCCCGCACGCCCACGGCTACACCGAGCAGACCGCCTCGGGGAAGCTGGAGGACGCCACCGACTGGAACCCGTCCTGGGGCTGGGCGGCCGGCGCGATGATCTCCGACCTCCAGGACATGCGGAACTGGGCCCGGGTGGTGGCGACCGGGACGCTGCTCACTCCCAGGACACAGGCCGAGCGCCTCAAGGTCTACCCGGGGAGCACCCCCGGCTCCGGATACGGGCTCGGCATCTTCGACATCCAGGGCTGGATCGGCCACAACGGATCCCTCCCCGGCTACCAGTCCCTGACGATCTATCTGCCCGAGTCGAAGGCCACCCTGGTCATCCTGCTCAACACCGACGTCGTGCACGAGGGCAGTGCGCCCAGCACCCTCCTCGGCAAGGCCGTCACCCGTGTCGTGACGCCGGACCACGTCTACGACATCCCGGTCCCGGCGGCTCCGTCGAGCGACAACCCTGAGCAGGACCGGGGATGA
- a CDS encoding FdhF/YdeP family oxidoreductase — MSTDQEAQNAPEGPEPLEPRVGPREPRVGPAPDGDPEFHPYHHPAAGWGAAKSVTSFLVREGALVDGPRAIMRMNHENSGFDCPGCAWPDDTKGLHLDICENGIKHVTWEMTRKRVGREFFAAHSVSELTGWSDYDLENEGRLTEPMVYDPASDHYVPITWKDAFEVVGRALRGLDDPNRAAFYTSGRLGNEATFLYQLMARELGTNNLPDCSNMCHEASGRGLQASLGTGKGTVDLKDWEAADALFVFGVNAASNAPRMLTALADAHRRGAQIVHVNPLVEAAATRTIVPHDFTDMALFKATRTSTLNLQPRIGGDMALIRGMAKVILEWSATDPRALDREFIDRHTSGFEEYRAVCEATPWEEIERQSGLSRADVLKAARVYGDADRSIISWCLGLTQHEHGVDTVREIVNLLLLRGNLGREGAGPSPVRGHSNVQGNRTCGIDHRPGDAFLDRLAEVCGIEPPREHGMDTVRTIEAMGRGEVKVFVGMGGNFALAAPDTPLTYAALRNCDLTVQVSTKLNRSHLVHGARALILPCLGRTEKDHQRKGVQSTSVEDSMSMVHLSLGMKRPASPHLLSEPAIVAGMARAALPDSATPWEWYVEDYDRIRDTMAKALDGFEDFNRRVRLPLGFRIKQPARELVFLTPSGRAEFSSPPLPDVVPEPGTLALGTMRSHDQWNTTIYSDNDRYRGIKNLRTLVFMNRADMRERGIADMGPVDITSTAKDGSERHLKGYLAIPYDIPRGCAAGYMPEMNVLCALVDYSTQSDQPIMKHVTVTVLPAA; from the coding sequence TTGAGCACCGACCAGGAAGCGCAGAACGCCCCGGAGGGGCCCGAGCCCCTGGAGCCCAGGGTGGGTCCCCGGGAGCCCAGGGTGGGTCCCGCTCCCGACGGCGACCCCGAGTTCCACCCCTACCACCACCCCGCCGCCGGCTGGGGCGCCGCGAAGAGCGTGACCTCCTTCCTCGTACGCGAAGGGGCCCTGGTCGACGGCCCGCGCGCGATCATGCGGATGAACCACGAGAACTCCGGCTTCGACTGTCCCGGCTGCGCGTGGCCCGACGACACCAAGGGCCTCCACCTGGACATCTGCGAGAACGGCATCAAGCACGTCACTTGGGAGATGACCCGCAAGCGGGTCGGCCGCGAGTTCTTCGCCGCCCACTCGGTGTCCGAGCTCACCGGGTGGAGCGACTACGACCTGGAGAACGAGGGCCGGCTGACCGAGCCGATGGTCTACGACCCGGCGTCGGACCACTATGTGCCGATCACCTGGAAGGACGCGTTCGAGGTGGTGGGACGCGCGCTGCGCGGCCTCGACGACCCGAACCGGGCGGCGTTCTACACCTCGGGGCGGCTCGGCAACGAAGCCACGTTCCTGTACCAGCTGATGGCCCGTGAGCTGGGCACGAACAACCTTCCCGACTGCTCCAACATGTGCCACGAGGCGAGCGGCCGCGGCCTTCAGGCCTCCCTCGGTACGGGCAAGGGCACCGTCGACCTCAAGGACTGGGAGGCCGCCGACGCGCTGTTCGTCTTCGGGGTGAACGCCGCGTCCAACGCGCCCAGGATGCTGACCGCGCTCGCCGATGCCCACCGGCGCGGCGCCCAGATCGTGCACGTCAACCCGCTCGTCGAGGCGGCGGCGACCCGCACCATCGTCCCGCACGACTTCACGGACATGGCGCTCTTCAAGGCGACGAGGACGAGCACCCTGAACCTCCAGCCGCGCATCGGCGGCGACATGGCGCTGATCCGGGGCATGGCCAAGGTGATCCTGGAATGGTCCGCGACCGACCCCAGGGCGCTCGACCGGGAGTTCATCGACCGCCACACCTCCGGCTTCGAGGAGTACCGCGCGGTGTGCGAGGCCACGCCGTGGGAGGAGATCGAGCGGCAGTCCGGGCTGAGCCGGGCCGACGTGCTCAAGGCAGCGCGCGTGTACGGCGATGCCGACCGCAGCATCATCAGCTGGTGTCTCGGCCTCACCCAGCACGAGCACGGTGTCGACACCGTCCGCGAGATCGTCAACCTGCTGCTGCTCCGGGGCAACCTGGGGCGGGAGGGCGCGGGTCCCTCGCCCGTACGCGGTCACAGCAACGTCCAGGGCAACCGGACCTGCGGCATCGACCACCGCCCCGGCGACGCCTTCCTGGACCGGCTCGCCGAGGTGTGCGGGATCGAGCCGCCACGCGAGCACGGCATGGACACCGTCCGCACGATCGAGGCGATGGGACGCGGCGAGGTCAAGGTGTTCGTCGGCATGGGCGGCAACTTCGCCCTGGCCGCCCCGGACACCCCGCTCACCTACGCGGCGCTTCGGAACTGCGACCTCACCGTCCAGGTCAGCACCAAGCTCAACCGCAGCCACCTCGTCCACGGCGCGCGGGCCCTCATCCTCCCCTGCCTCGGCCGCACCGAGAAGGACCACCAGCGCAAGGGCGTGCAGAGCACCTCTGTCGAGGACTCGATGAGCATGGTCCACCTCTCCCTCGGCATGAAGCGCCCCGCGTCGCCGCATCTGCTGTCCGAACCGGCCATCGTCGCCGGCATGGCGCGGGCCGCGCTCCCCGACAGCGCCACCCCCTGGGAGTGGTACGTCGAGGACTACGACCGCATCCGGGACACCATGGCCAAGGCGCTCGACGGCTTCGAGGACTTCAACCGGCGGGTCCGCCTGCCGCTGGGCTTCCGCATCAAGCAGCCGGCCCGCGAGCTGGTCTTCCTCACCCCCTCGGGCCGCGCCGAGTTCTCCAGTCCCCCGCTGCCCGACGTCGTGCCCGAGCCGGGCACCCTGGCCCTCGGCACCATGCGGTCCCACGACCAGTGGAACACCACCATCTACTCCGACAACGACCGCTACCGCGGCATCAAGAACCTCCGCACCCTCGTCTTCATGAACCGCGCGGACATGCGCGAGCGCGGCATCGCCGACATGGGCCCCGTCGACATCACGAGCACCGCGAAGGACGGGAGCGAACGGCATCTGAAGGGGTACCTGGCGATCCCGTACGACATTCCCCGGGGCTGCGCGGCCGGATACATGCCGGAGATGAACGTGCTGTGCGCGCTCGTCGACTACAGCACCCAGAGCGACCAGCCGATCATGAAGCACGTCACGGTGACGGTCCTCCCGGCCGCCTGA
- a CDS encoding family 1 encapsulin nanocompartment shell protein: MTTPDATPPAPHGLTTNNLHRELAPITPAAWAEIEEEARRTFRRNVAGRRVVDVPDPAGPELSAVGTGHLTEMSPPAPGVTAYLREAKPLVELRVPFTVARAAVDDVERGAKDSDWQPVKDAARAMAFVEDRTVFDGYGAAGVDGLRARSSNPVVRLPAEPRDYPDAVSRALTALRLAGVDGPYALLLGADEYRAVSETSDHGYPIAAHLGRMLDGSPIWAPALSGGFVLSTRGGDFELLIGQDLAIGYSGHDATSVQLYFQETLTFRTYTDEAVVVLEG, encoded by the coding sequence ATGACGACCCCCGACGCCACGCCCCCCGCGCCGCACGGACTCACCACGAACAACCTGCACCGCGAACTCGCCCCGATCACCCCGGCGGCCTGGGCCGAGATCGAGGAGGAGGCCCGCCGCACCTTCCGGCGCAACGTCGCGGGACGCCGGGTCGTCGACGTACCCGACCCGGCCGGTCCGGAACTCTCCGCCGTCGGCACCGGACACCTCACCGAGATGAGCCCGCCCGCCCCCGGCGTCACGGCGTACCTGCGCGAGGCGAAGCCGCTCGTCGAACTCCGGGTGCCGTTCACCGTGGCGAGGGCCGCCGTGGACGACGTCGAGCGCGGGGCCAAGGACTCCGACTGGCAGCCCGTCAAGGACGCGGCCCGCGCGATGGCGTTCGTCGAGGACCGGACGGTCTTCGACGGGTACGGGGCGGCCGGCGTCGACGGACTGCGCGCCCGCTCCTCGAACCCGGTGGTACGGCTGCCCGCCGAACCGCGCGACTACCCGGACGCGGTGAGCCGGGCGCTGACCGCGCTGCGGCTCGCCGGAGTGGACGGCCCGTACGCCCTGCTCCTCGGCGCCGACGAGTACCGCGCGGTCAGCGAGACCTCCGACCACGGCTACCCGATCGCCGCGCACCTCGGACGGATGCTGGACGGCTCCCCGATCTGGGCCCCTGCCCTCAGCGGCGGCTTCGTCCTGTCCACCCGGGGCGGCGACTTCGAACTGCTCATCGGGCAGGACCTGGCGATCGGCTACTCGGGGCACGACGCGACCAGCGTCCAGCTCTACTTCCAGGAGACGCTGACCTTCCGGACCTATACGGACGAGGCCGTGGTCGTACTGGAAGGCTGA
- a CDS encoding SDR family NAD(P)-dependent oxidoreductase has product MSGLTGRTALVTGASRGIGQAIAARLAAEGALVIVHFGTDESGAAATVEGIERAGGTALAVRAELGVDGDVETLFAGVEAGLAGRPLDILVNNAATAPTGPLGATTRAEFDHLFAVNVRAPYFIIEHALPLMRDGGRIITISSVATRMANPAQTSFAMTKAAVETMSRTLANQLGPRGITVNAVAPGATRTATNGAVFDVPGLAEQIAGMTALDRLGGPDDVADVVVFLASDAARWVTGQIVDASGGLFLGPRV; this is encoded by the coding sequence ATGAGTGGTCTGACGGGCAGGACGGCTCTGGTGACGGGCGCGTCGCGCGGCATCGGGCAGGCGATCGCAGCCCGGCTCGCGGCTGAGGGCGCCTTGGTCATCGTGCACTTCGGCACGGACGAGAGCGGGGCGGCGGCCACAGTCGAGGGCATAGAACGCGCCGGTGGGACCGCCCTCGCCGTCCGGGCCGAACTGGGCGTGGACGGCGACGTCGAGACGCTCTTCGCCGGGGTCGAGGCCGGCTTGGCCGGTCGGCCGCTCGACATCCTCGTCAACAACGCGGCGACCGCACCGACGGGCCCGCTCGGCGCGACGACACGGGCGGAGTTCGACCACCTGTTCGCGGTGAACGTGCGAGCGCCGTACTTCATCATCGAGCACGCGCTGCCCCTGATGCGCGACGGCGGCCGGATCATCACGATCTCGTCGGTGGCGACCCGGATGGCCAACCCTGCCCAGACGTCCTTCGCCATGACGAAGGCAGCGGTCGAGACGATGAGCAGGACCCTCGCCAACCAACTCGGCCCGCGAGGGATCACGGTGAACGCGGTCGCTCCCGGAGCCACCAGGACGGCGACCAACGGAGCCGTCTTCGACGTACCGGGCCTCGCCGAACAGATCGCCGGCATGACGGCACTCGACCGACTGGGCGGCCCCGACGATGTCGCTGACGTGGTCGTCTTCCTCGCCTCCGACGCCGCCCGCTGGGTGACCGGTCAGATCGTCGACGCGAGCGGTGGCCTGTTCCTCGGCCCACGCGTCTGA
- a CDS encoding TerD family protein: MTHIAKGANVPVPAAPLRIAVGRHRVPGVPVVDAAALLLDPGGVVRGDADIVFHGLPAHPSGAVRHLGSGEGGGQLAEWLEVDLPQVEPAVQRVLVVGSCEGGVFGQVPGLCAQVVAADGAVLAHYDVTDASSETAFVLGEFYRREGGWKFRAVGQGYDSGLAGLATDFGVVVADAAAPMAPPRPGTVVPPDSVPLTPAASGPAAPPTSVPVPLRGVSKTASAPVPSAHAPASASMFVPSLSKPAAPASFSPVSGLPIAPSPFQGPGFLDFEPIHFSGKSGKTVTVDLPFPPGSAPVILEARVEEYQFLHVEIPGRSDDVFCTDLPDYYSRALLVPPRKGGPLKLKVGHSGTWALTVLPLSAARPITTGTVQGSGREVFLHTGPAAQLKVRATDRHNGWFQLNHHQGDAPADLRRPAEELVHAWNGRRVKEKVRLPEGPLLLVIDKSRHHWELTLDPLPVGR; this comes from the coding sequence ATGACGCACATCGCCAAGGGGGCCAACGTCCCCGTCCCCGCCGCCCCGTTGCGGATCGCCGTCGGGCGGCATCGGGTGCCCGGAGTTCCCGTCGTCGACGCCGCCGCCCTGCTGCTCGACCCCGGCGGCGTCGTGCGCGGTGACGCCGACATCGTCTTTCACGGACTGCCCGCTCATCCTTCCGGTGCTGTACGCCACTTGGGCAGCGGCGAGGGTGGTGGGCAGCTCGCCGAGTGGCTGGAGGTGGACCTGCCGCAGGTCGAACCCGCCGTCCAGCGAGTGCTGGTCGTCGGGTCCTGCGAGGGGGGTGTCTTCGGGCAGGTTCCCGGGCTGTGCGCGCAGGTGGTGGCCGCCGACGGCGCGGTCCTCGCGCACTACGACGTGACCGACGCCTCCAGCGAGACGGCGTTCGTGCTCGGGGAGTTCTACCGGCGCGAGGGCGGGTGGAAGTTCCGCGCGGTCGGTCAGGGATACGACTCGGGGCTGGCCGGGCTGGCGACGGACTTCGGGGTCGTCGTGGCCGACGCCGCCGCGCCGATGGCACCGCCGAGGCCCGGGACGGTGGTCCCGCCGGATTCCGTACCGCTGACCCCGGCCGCGTCCGGACCTGCCGCACCTCCGACATCCGTACCCGTCCCTCTGCGGGGCGTGAGCAAGACGGCCTCCGCTCCCGTCCCGTCGGCTCACGCGCCCGCCTCCGCCTCCATGTTCGTCCCTTCCCTCTCCAAGCCGGCCGCACCGGCCTCCTTCTCCCCCGTCTCCGGCCTGCCCATCGCGCCCAGCCCCTTCCAGGGACCCGGTTTCCTCGACTTCGAACCGATCCACTTCAGCGGCAAGAGCGGGAAGACCGTCACCGTTGACCTGCCGTTCCCTCCGGGCTCCGCTCCCGTGATCCTGGAGGCGCGCGTCGAGGAGTACCAGTTCCTCCACGTCGAGATCCCGGGCCGTTCCGACGACGTCTTCTGCACCGACCTGCCCGACTACTACAGCCGCGCCCTGCTCGTACCACCGCGCAAGGGCGGCCCCTTGAAGCTGAAGGTGGGCCACTCCGGGACGTGGGCACTCACCGTCCTGCCCCTGTCGGCGGCCCGTCCGATCACCACCGGAACGGTTCAGGGAAGCGGCCGCGAGGTCTTCCTCCACACCGGCCCCGCGGCCCAGCTGAAGGTCCGGGCGACGGATCGCCACAACGGGTGGTTCCAGCTGAACCACCACCAGGGTGACGCCCCCGCCGATCTGAGGCGCCCCGCCGAGGAACTCGTCCACGCGTGGAACGGCCGCCGGGTCAAGGAGAAGGTCCGGCTCCCCGAGGGGCCCCTCCTGCTCGTGATCGACAAGAGCCGCCACCACTGGGAGCTCACCCTCGACCCACTGCCCGTCGGGCGGTGA
- a CDS encoding DUF1345 domain-containing protein, whose protein sequence is MTSRLLLAAVHRLAASMVVGAAAGWLVGALTHAPLGVLTGIAVAETLFVAAGWIVLWPMDAPTTHRNVRREEFRPVVEELVVVGTAVGGLVGIVVLLLVGRSDLSHAAAATALGGVFMAWAALHLMYATRYAYLYYRRPGGGIDFNSPEPPRYSDFLYFSYNLGMTYQVSDTNVSDTTIRSVALRHCLLSYVFGVSILATTINLVTGIVTG, encoded by the coding sequence ATGACCTCTCGGCTGCTGCTCGCCGCCGTACACCGGCTCGCCGCGTCCATGGTCGTCGGCGCGGCGGCCGGCTGGCTCGTCGGCGCGCTCACCCACGCGCCCCTCGGCGTGCTCACGGGGATCGCCGTGGCGGAGACGCTGTTCGTCGCCGCGGGATGGATCGTCCTGTGGCCGATGGACGCGCCGACCACCCATCGCAACGTACGCCGCGAGGAGTTCCGGCCGGTCGTCGAGGAACTCGTCGTCGTGGGCACGGCGGTGGGCGGCCTCGTGGGCATCGTCGTACTGCTCCTGGTCGGCAGGTCCGACCTGAGCCACGCCGCCGCCGCGACGGCGCTCGGCGGGGTGTTCATGGCCTGGGCGGCGCTGCACCTGATGTACGCCACCCGCTACGCGTACCTCTACTACCGGAGGCCGGGCGGCGGCATCGACTTCAACTCCCCGGAGCCCCCGCGCTACAGCGACTTCCTCTACTTCAGCTACAACCTCGGCATGACCTACCAGGTCTCCGACACCAACGTGTCCGACACGACGATCCGCTCGGTCGCCCTGCGGCACTGCCTTCTGTCGTACGTCTTCGGCGTGAGCATCCTGGCCACCACGATCAACCTGGTCACGGGCATCGTGACGGGCTGA
- a CDS encoding Dyp-type peroxidase, translating into MVVVQPVVTSPTRAAVFLVATVNPGGEATVRDGLQELSSLTRSVSFRLRDAGLVCVAGIGSEGWDRLVGGPRPRELHPFPALTGPRHRAPATPGDLLFHVRARRMDLCFELARLIMDRLGGAVTVVDEVHGFTYFDERDLLGFVDGSENPSGAVASGAVHIGDEDPGFRGGSYVVVQKYLHDMGAWDALTVEEQERVIGRSKASNVEMPDDVKPANSHVALNTIVDEDGVSRQILRANMPFGQVGGGRFGTYFIGYARTPSVTERMLRNMFLGDPPGTTDRILDFSRAVTGGLFFVPSADFLDDLPAAPPDAARRGESLGIGGLKGA; encoded by the coding sequence ATGGTCGTCGTTCAGCCCGTCGTCACATCGCCCACCCGGGCCGCCGTCTTCCTGGTGGCCACCGTCAACCCGGGCGGCGAGGCCACGGTGAGGGACGGTCTCCAGGAGCTGTCTTCCCTGACCCGCTCCGTCTCCTTCCGGCTGCGCGACGCCGGTCTCGTCTGCGTCGCGGGGATCGGGTCCGAGGGCTGGGACCGGCTCGTCGGCGGCCCCCGCCCCCGCGAACTGCACCCCTTCCCGGCCCTGACCGGCCCCCGGCACCGCGCCCCGGCCACCCCGGGCGACCTGCTCTTCCATGTGCGCGCCCGGCGCATGGACCTCTGCTTCGAGCTGGCCAGGCTGATCATGGACCGGCTGGGCGGCGCCGTGACCGTCGTCGACGAGGTCCATGGATTCACCTACTTCGACGAGCGCGACCTCCTCGGCTTCGTCGACGGCAGCGAGAACCCCTCGGGCGCGGTGGCGTCCGGAGCCGTCCACATCGGCGACGAGGACCCCGGCTTCCGCGGCGGCAGCTATGTCGTCGTGCAGAAGTACCTCCACGACATGGGCGCCTGGGACGCGCTCACCGTCGAGGAGCAGGAGCGGGTCATCGGGCGGTCCAAGGCGTCCAACGTCGAGATGCCCGACGACGTCAAACCCGCGAACTCGCACGTCGCCCTGAACACGATCGTCGACGAGGACGGCGTGTCCCGCCAGATCCTCCGCGCGAACATGCCGTTCGGGCAGGTGGGCGGCGGCCGGTTCGGCACCTACTTCATCGGATACGCGCGGACCCCCTCCGTCACCGAACGGATGCTCCGCAACATGTTCCTCGGCGACCCGCCGGGCACCACCGACCGCATCCTCGACTTCTCCAGGGCCGTCACCGGCGGCCTCTTCTTCGTGCCGAGCGCCGACTTCCTCGACGACCTGCCGGCCGCGCCGCCGGACGCCGCCCGCCGGGGGGAATCCCTCGGCATCGGCGGCCTGAAAGGAGCCTGA
- a CDS encoding VOC family protein — MVSVVQNMAIDCADAYELARFWSAVTGAPLDPDHRPGDPEAQVLLAEGPVLYFNQVPETKTAKNRIHLCLRPETSREQEVERLLDLGATFVTDHRNPDGTGWAVLADPEGNEFCVLRSASDRAATTA; from the coding sequence ATGGTTTCGGTAGTGCAGAACATGGCGATCGACTGTGCGGATGCCTATGAGCTGGCCCGCTTCTGGAGCGCGGTGACCGGCGCCCCGCTGGACCCGGACCACAGGCCGGGGGACCCGGAGGCTCAGGTGCTCCTGGCGGAGGGCCCGGTGCTGTACTTCAACCAGGTGCCCGAGACCAAGACGGCCAAGAACCGGATCCACCTCTGCCTGCGCCCGGAGACCTCGCGCGAACAGGAGGTGGAACGCCTGCTGGACCTCGGCGCCACCTTCGTCACCGACCACCGGAACCCCGACGGCACCGGCTGGGCGGTCCTCGCCGACCCGGAGGGCAACGAATTCTGCGTGCTGCGCAGCGCATCCGACCGCGCTGCCACGACTGCCTGA
- the fdhD gene encoding formate dehydrogenase accessory sulfurtransferase FdhD, with product MGRVTVRRRVLRVREGVSSYRPDTLAAEEPMEIRVGGRPLTVTMRTPGDDFDLAAGFLVSEGVVHTAADVAGIRYCAGATADGGNTYNVVDIGLAPGVAAPDASLERNFYTTSSCGLCGKASLDAVRTTAAWSVAEDPLRVGTDVLAMLPDRLRAAQRVFDTTGGLHAAGLFTAEGELLCLREDVGRHNAVDKVVGHALREGLLPLRGSVLMVSGRASFELVQKAVMAGIPLLAAVSAPSSLAVDLATESGLTLVGFLRGTSMNVYTGDERLDPLPVA from the coding sequence ATGGGGAGAGTGACCGTACGGCGGCGCGTCCTGCGCGTGCGGGAGGGGGTCTCCTCCTACCGCCCCGACACCCTGGCCGCGGAGGAGCCGATGGAGATCCGCGTCGGCGGACGGCCGCTGACGGTGACGATGCGCACCCCGGGTGACGACTTCGACCTGGCGGCCGGGTTCCTGGTGAGCGAGGGCGTCGTGCACACGGCGGCGGACGTGGCCGGAATCCGCTACTGCGCGGGCGCCACCGCCGACGGCGGCAACACGTACAACGTGGTCGACATCGGCCTCGCCCCCGGTGTGGCCGCCCCCGACGCGTCCCTGGAGCGGAACTTCTACACGACCTCGTCGTGCGGGCTGTGCGGCAAGGCCAGTCTGGACGCGGTGCGCACCACGGCCGCCTGGTCGGTGGCCGAGGACCCGCTGCGCGTCGGTACGGACGTGCTGGCGATGCTCCCCGACCGGCTGCGGGCGGCGCAGCGGGTGTTCGACACCACCGGCGGGCTGCATGCCGCGGGGCTGTTCACGGCCGAGGGCGAGCTGCTGTGCCTGCGGGAGGACGTCGGCCGGCACAACGCCGTGGACAAGGTCGTGGGCCACGCCCTGCGGGAAGGCCTCCTGCCGCTGCGCGGGTCGGTCCTCATGGTGAGCGGCCGGGCGTCGTTCGAGCTGGTGCAGAAAGCGGTGATGGCCGGAATCCCACTGCTCGCGGCCGTCTCGGCGCCGTCCTCGCTCGCGGTGGACCTCGCGACGGAGAGCGGTCTCACCCTGGTCGGCTTCCTGCGCGGTACGTCGATGAACGTGTACACGGGTGACGAGCGGCTCGACCCGCTGCCTGTGGCCTGA